ccagagttgattgtggaattaaattcttcgaacaattttgaaaggagggCACCCAATAgtcattcctgttaagtttggtgtaaatctgccagTGATTTtgaaagaagaagatttttttcgaaattgttgacggacgacccACGACGGACATCGAaaggtcacaaaagctcaccatgagccttttggctcaggcgagctaaaatgTCACCGTAGTGCATTTCAAGGATTTTACTCTAAGTACTCTAATTATTTGATAAATGCCatatatatttttccaacggAAGTTCACTGTTGTAGAAATTCGGCTGTCATTGGCGCTTACTCTCTGAAAAGACAGAGCTCATGAAAGTTCGCGTGAATTACTTGGGGAGCAActcaaaatagatataaaatgaataatcACCATTTTGTACAGAAAGACGTTAGTGCATTAACAAGTCAATTGTTCAAGATGAAATGTACTTATTTGCAAATTGCAAGTTCCACTGTATCCTAAATTGAATTATGTATGAATTAGATATCTAATCACTTTCCCAAATTAACTTTTGCATCATCAAATCAGATTACAACTTCGTTTTGGTTCTATTTTTTATGATCGAACAATCACATGACCACTCCCGATGTTATTCAAGCACCAATTGCAACATGCGTATGAAACAATTCGTGGATTACATGTTCTAACTGCAAAGAGTGTCTATCTCTACtattatgaacatttttaatACGTTTACTTGATAATATTGAGTTGGCCACTCATAAAAACATTACTGGGTGCCGCCATACTGTCCAAACGCACGTCATTGAGTATTACGGTCTATGGAGGaaaatttcaatttgtaaaaaaaaaaatgaaaaaataaaaagtgtgcCTATATGTATCTTCACTATATAAAAATATAGTCTAGGACATCATAACACATATCATAACATAAAAAATGATGTAACTAGATTGGTGGGACagattttaataatgttttacagGATCACCATAGAGTTTCTAGGGTTGCTGAAAAAGTACGTTTGGTCCATTTAAATTTTCTCACCACTAAAGAAAGCAGAAAAATGAAACTAAATGGCTTCAATGTAAGGACTTATATTTGTGTTTATTATGCCGAtataaatgtcatgaaatatttcatttttgttacagcACCGCTGTTCTGGACAAAACCGAAGGCAAGTAATAAATATGGAATTTCTGACTTTATGAAATAGTGATATTTTACAACATAGGGTTatttaatattgataataaaaaatataaatttgttaaaatattttcaatattttaaccaTGTGTCGGCGTACCCTTGAATGAATAATACTTCAGGACCAAACTTATCAGTGTACGCTTTTTTATACTTTGTAATTTTGAATATGCGGCTGTATTTATAACAATAAactatatataaaatacttatgttttatctatatcttttgtaattaattattctGTCTGTATGGTCATTTTATGGTACTTTTAAATGCAAAACTGAtaatgggcctccgtggccgtggCCGTGTgttaaaggtcgctgacttcaagtcacttgccctTACGTTTGGGACGTAGAATTCTTTGATGATTATTATGAGGAAGTCCACCATACCCGAGgaaggttggtgattctacccaggtgtccaccCTTGCATGAAACAACGCCCGGATGTACATTTGTttcttcctccactattaatAGATGGAACGCCTCCATACGACTTATAACTGTGCCACTGTgtcaataaacaaaacaaagcaaaacagaaaataataattcatgaaatctatatacattttatatcatagtAAAACGGCATGTCTCTAGATATACGTGACAATGTCCACAGATAGAAATACCCATAAAAtgcaatattatgaaaaaaataccagtgcTATTTATGTTGATATTTCATAAGTAGTATATAAGTTCATTTTTCTCATTTACATCACAGTGCTATTGCTCTACAAATTTATAAACCTTCTAACAAATACTTTCTACAACTGTTAATTACAAATACTCACAGATCATACTGTTTGAATTTCTAAAAAGACATAGTTTGGTGGAATGcatttataatgtttttattaaatcgGTGCTAGGAAGCTTGAAGGTCGTTGAAAATTTCACTATGTTTCATGAACAGACTGAGTCGAATCGATTCTGCCATTATTTGCTTTGCTGCGTTATATGTTTTAAAGGCATATTTTCATAGATATAACAACAATCATAACATCAATCTTTAGTGATGTGTGGCAACCATAAAAAGTCTTTCTGTATCTGGACTCTGTGTTGCTAGATTTTGCTGCTTTGGTATCATGAGGCCCATTTAATCTGTAGGTATAAAAGAGGACATGTAGGATGTTGCATAACTCTCCTGGACAGACTCAGTAAAAGCGAGTCTGCTATTAATTCAGTATTTTCAAAGCATCTTCGTTTAGATTTTATTGAGTTGTCCTTTGACAATGTATGTAAGAAGCATTGTGTTTAGATATTTTTTACAAACTCCTATTTGCAATGTAGGTTATCAAAATTAACTGTTCTGCTTGAGTTTGCAATATCATGTTTCAGATGATGCAAATTACTGCGAGATTAATCAACTCGAAGATGGAAGAGTGGCATCAGATACAAAACTTCAGACATTCAGCTCTCCAGAACCGGATGTTACTCCAGTCAGCAACACAACTCACGTTGGAAACATTTATCTGAATACCAGGGCAGTGGTAGACGAATCAGAACATGAATATACCGTCATTAAATGCGATTCTGAGACAACAATTGGACATGATTCTGCAACAGAATATTGCAGAAAGAAAACAGATGATTATGTCAACTGTAAGACTTTGACAACGACGGGCGAATCTGGGaatgaatatgaaataattaaatactAGAGCGAAGCAGCTAGTAACTGATCATTGCAGCAACAACACTTTTAAGAACGATAAAGTGAAACTGGATGGTGAGGCGTGAACATAAAGAACTAAAGAACAGAAATAATTCACATATTGAAAACAAAGATGCCAATAAAAGAACCACAGTGAAAAACGAAAGTGGCAGTTCATATGAATAAATCCTGACCTTAACCCCACCTAactcacaacaaaaagaagtaaaagcagcaacaacaaaatcataaataaaactataaagTCTCCCCCCCCTCGCCCCTTGCAGAATGAAGAAATCAAACAAACTACCAGGGTAACAGGATAAAGCTtttactgaataaaaatcaaaatagctGAAACTTTGGTGATGTACGAGCTTGGCTACCAGTATTTCAAATAtgtgaaataaattttgtattatatttgtaaattgaTGTATTGAAGTTTGAATTTTTAACTATAAGTTCTTGATCTTTTGAACGAAACTTTTTATTTGAAGAAATAAATTGGTGTGAATATAGAGCTTAGCGTATTTCTTCTGGCAACAACTCTAAAAGTCGTCCATATTTCTTGTTGAATTTGATTGTTCTCCAAACACATAACAATCTTCTCGTTGCAATAGTTATCCGTGTTATCATTAACAACTGTTAGTTTGTTTAACAATGTGTCAGTGTTAATGTGTCAATATGCCAGAGAAAGTGCGAGTGTAATGTCGAAACACATCCAAGCAAAAGGCTCCTTTCCAATATGGCTCGATTAGTTTGTCAATTATACAAAGTAGGCCAATAACAAAAAATGGCTGGGTTATTACCAAACTAATTTATATCGGTACTTTTCATTCTTAAAAGGTCATGAGCGGGTTAGAATGAAAATTGGTCAAGGCCTTCCTGTGGCTTATTCTTTGATATACAATGGTTCATCATTTAGACGCGGAAACATTTTACCAGTCCGTCCTGCCTAGCTGAACTCTGAACCGTCGCATATCAAACGATGAAACCACATAACGATTTGAATTTTCAGTAATTAACAATTATTGGGAGCAAAACACGACCTTTAGAAAAGGAACGTAAAAGAACCATTGTCGCTTCGGGATTTAGAGCTTAGAGCTTCTTGTGCAGCTTCCATTGTCCCCGAAATAAAATTATCTACATACTTTTAAATGGGTAGCTGGACGATACCATTCTCATGTATCGGTCGTTCTGCCGACAGGCCAAAACAGGTTTCAGCACATCCTGAATCATTTCTCATGCCAACTCTAATGAAAAATGGCCATAAAAATAAGTTGCGTATATGGAATTTGAGCTGTAAATAATAGATCTACATGCATATTATTGAGGCATTTTAGAGCTGGGCACATGTGTAGCATGTATACAACAGTCCCACACGAAATGTATAATGGGTGTTGACTCAGTGCTCTTGAGTTCAGTGAATTTGCGAGGTCGAGTCGTCGCTTCTGCAACAAAATCAGCTATCATTTGTTCGGATAAGATGCTTTTTACATGGTACACGAAACAACAAACCAAGGGAAGCATTTAGAATTAAGtacagcatttatttatcttgtATGGTCCTGCTAAATAATAA
The Mercenaria mercenaria strain notata chromosome 10, MADL_Memer_1, whole genome shotgun sequence genome window above contains:
- the LOC123559541 gene encoding uncharacterized protein LOC123559541 isoform X2, translating into MYATYEVPYSKSDPDQVTVESSDTGITSDDTITTILVIVVCGVVVIFGTVTVTIALRKKTCRPKATEEEGDQQQNSSHYTAVLDKTEDDANYCEINQLEDGRVASDTKLQTFSSPEPDVTPVSNTTHVGNIYLNTRAVVDESEHEYTVIKCDSETTIGHDSATEYCRKKTDDYVNCKTLTTTGESGNEYEIIKY